One window of Vespula pensylvanica isolate Volc-1 chromosome 17, ASM1446617v1, whole genome shotgun sequence genomic DNA carries:
- the LOC122635136 gene encoding GDP-fucose protein O-fucosyltransferase 1 produces the protein MVRIVYFIIFLMMICNVNCKDFDIDINGYILYCPCMGRFGNQADHFLGALGFAKALNRTLVLPPWVEYRTGETRSIQIPFDTYFNVSKVQECHKAMLMHDFMDNLAPTIWPLKERVSFCYSPRGKGESCNAKEGNPFGPFWDTYNIDFVKSEFYGPLHYDVYHTDMAIQWKQKYPSKIWPIIAFTGAPASFPVQFENKELHKCLEWNETIQKKAKAFVKNVLPKGAYIGIHLRNGIDWVRACEYTSMTPNLFAAPQCLGYRNERGKATTAMCLPSFDVILRHIKRIIRNNNDVRSIFVASDNNYMIEELTNSLARMQVQVFRQTDPVSPHLDLAILGRANYFIGNCISSFSAFVARERDVKGYPIYFWGFPPERSSPSISREEL, from the exons ATGGTTcgaattgtatattttattatatttttaatgatgatTTGCAATGTAAATTGCAAAGATTTTGACATTGATATCAATggatatattctttattgtcCCTGTATGg GCCGATTTGGAAATCAAGCGGATCATTTTCTTGGAGCACTAGGTTTTGCTAAAGCTTTGAATCGTACATTAGTTTTACCACCATGGGTTGAGTATAGAACAGGAGAAACAAGATCC ATACAAATTCCTTTTGATACCTATTTCAATGTTTCAAAAGTACAAGAATGTCACAAAGCAATGTTGATGCATGACTTTATGGATAATTTGGCACCAACGATATGGCCACTAAAGGAAAGAGTAT CATTTTGTTATTCGCCACGTGGCAAAGGTGAATCTTGTAATGCCAAAGAAGGCAATCCGTTTGGTCCTTTTTGGGATACTTATAACATAGACTTTGTAAAATCGGAATTTTATGGTCCATTACATTACGATGTGTATCATACCGATATGGCAATTCAATGGAAACAAAAGTACCCATCTAAAATATGGCCAATAATAGCATTTACGGGTGCACCCGCTAGCTTTCCTgtacaatttgaaaataaagagTTACACAAATGCTTAGAATGGAATGAAACGATACAGAAGAAAGCAAAAGCATTTGTGAAGAATGTTTTACCTAAAGGAGCATATATAGGAATTCATTTGCGTAATGGAATTGACTgg gtgCGTGCTTGCGAGTATACTTCAATGACTCCGAATCTATTCGCTGCTCCTCAGTGTTTAGGATATCGTAATGAACGTGGTAAAGCAACGACTGCAATGTGTTTACCATCATTCGATGTGATATTACGGCATATTAAACGTatcattcgaaataataatgacgttAGATCAATATTTGTTGCctccgataataattatatgattgAAGAACTTACAAATTCTCTGGCACGTATGcag GTGCAAGTTTTTCGACAAACAGATCCAGTTTCTCCTCATCTAGATTTAGCTATATTAGGAAGAGCAAACTACTTTATTGGAAATTGCATATCCTCCTTTTCAGCTTTCgtagcaagagaaagagatgttaAAGGATATCCAATATATTTTTGGGGCTTTCCGCCAGAAAGATCATCACCTTCTATTTCTCGCGAagaattataa
- the LOC122635137 gene encoding sorting nexin-24-like: MYQAFINGYRLVEVSHGKPYYVYCVELFETDSGTRYFSERRYSEFSALHRTLKKNSTNIASFPPKRVRNSQPKVLEQRREALEAYIQKMLKLPVAKQQVLNFLGIEGRPSGVSEKRGQKQTNDLEHIHPSSLGHHPVLTFHRDPYVQVNKNTSLPDIVTNGVLLGLYKS, from the exons ATGTATCAAGCATTTATCAATGGATACCGTTTGGTCGAGGTATCGCATGGCAAACCATATTATGTTTATTGTGTCGAATTATTCGAGACAGACAGTGGCACTCGATATTTCAGCGAGAGAAGATATAGCGAATTTAGCGCGCTACATCGTACg CTGAAGAAGAATAGCACGAACATTGCTTCATTTCCACCAAAAAGAGTAAGGAATTCTCAACCTAAAGTACTCGAACAAAGACGCGAAGCATTAGAGGCGTATATTCAGAAAATGTTGAAACTACCAGTTGCGAAACAACAGGTACTTAATTTTTTAGGTATCGAAGGTCGTCCATCTGGTGTATCGGAGAAAag agGACAAAAGCAAACTAATGATTTGGAACATATTCATCCAAGTTCCTTAGGACATCATCCTGTGTTAACTTTTCATCGTGACCCTTACGTCCAAGTTAATAAGAATACGAGTCTTCCGGATATCGTAACAAACGGTGTTCTGCTAGGGTTGTAcaaatcttaa
- the LOC122635234 gene encoding uncharacterized protein DDB_G0283697-like encodes GLSSQDPTDFGTSSSSFDLAESDDRNDDEEEEEDEEEEDDDDDNDGINVDYDEDDECNEEKNDRRKEERKNIKEELASYCIPNQRSSISSDIVESYDNKNEPWVPLEFLLSSSKETTDLFDARYHPYQQSHNHRVVPRQESRGGPLRSGRGGGEGQELHYIETVISTNPNNCPRKRSDSNSSSNSSSSAMTTISTNSNDLLRKLRRNSATTNSTFVFDLAQTSDPSNPRDHYMVPTRNPRELNERILSLFNPQFLPNFNDMVKYMAASQQEPSNSRTNSRSINAETRLFRHTNRRRKRNSINDSMLFRQGLVYQVPRDK; translated from the coding sequence GGCTTATCATCACAGGATCCCACGGATTTCGGTACTTCCTCGTCGTCCTTCGACCTCGCCGAGTCGGACGAtcgaaacgacgacgaggaggaggaagaggacgaggaagaggaggacgatgacgatgacaatgacGGCATTAATGTTGATTATGACGAAGATGATGAATGCAACGAggagaaaaatgatagaaggaaggaagagagaaagaacatcaAGGAAGAATTAGCAAGCTATTGCATTCCCAATCAACGATCATCGATTTCCTCTGACATCGTCGAATCCTATGATAACAAAAACGAGCCGTGGGTTCCTCTCGAGTTCCTCCTATCTTCATCGAAAGAAACAACAGACCTCTTTGATGCGCGATATCATCCGTACCAACAATCACACAATCATCGTGTCGTACCTCGTCAAGAATCAAGAGGTGGACCACTGCGGagtggaagaggaggaggagagggccAAGAGTTGCACTACATCGAAACGGTTATTAGCACGAATCCTAACAATTGTCCTCGGAAACGTAGCGACAGTAACAGCAGTAGCAACAGTAGTAGCAGCGCTATGACAACCATCAGTACCAACTCGAACGATCTCCTTCGCAAGCTACGTCGAAACTCAGCGACAACCAACTCAACCTTCGTTTTTGATCTCGCCCAAACAAGTGATCCCTCGAATCCACGCGACCATTACATGGTACCAACGCGAAATCCTCGCGAACTCAACGAGAGAATTTTATCACTGTTCAATCCTCAATTTTTACCGAACTTCAACGACATGGTTAAATATATGGCAGCGTCCCAGCAGGAGCCGAGCAATTCTCGAACTAATTCGAGATCGATCAACGCTGAGACTCGTCTCTTCAGGCATACTAATCGCCGAAGGAAACGGAATAGCATCAATGACTCTATGCTTTTTCGCCAGGGACTGGTCTATCAGGTGCCACGTGACAAATGA